In the Bacillota bacterium LX-D genome, one interval contains:
- a CDS encoding 16S rRNA (uracil(1498)-N(3))-methyltransferase, whose translation MAHRFFVSPEQVHGQFITVLGEDVQHISKVLRLKTGAEVVIADGTGSEYFGEIAQLDKNKVLVAIHRQETASGAEPLLEVTLLQGIPKGDKMEFIIQKCTELGISRIVPVETTRTVVQLTEEKAYKKQERWQKIAMEAAKQCQRTSIPIIEPVQSLDKALQALNGQILIVPWEEEKEVGLKSLLQQLKNQEQKTKQKIAFLIGPEGGLDGSEITLAQKFDARTVTLGSRILRTETAGLAVLVMAMYEMNELGVAGNDH comes from the coding sequence TTGGCTCACCGTTTTTTTGTATCACCTGAGCAGGTACATGGACAATTTATTACAGTTTTAGGAGAAGATGTCCAACATATTAGTAAAGTACTTCGACTTAAAACAGGCGCTGAAGTAGTAATTGCCGATGGAACAGGCTCTGAATATTTTGGTGAAATCGCTCAACTAGATAAAAATAAGGTTCTTGTTGCTATCCACCGCCAGGAAACAGCTTCTGGGGCCGAACCTCTCCTGGAAGTAACATTGTTGCAAGGCATTCCTAAAGGGGATAAAATGGAATTTATTATACAGAAATGTACTGAATTAGGCATTTCCAGAATTGTACCTGTGGAGACAACTAGAACAGTTGTACAGCTGACAGAGGAAAAAGCTTACAAGAAGCAGGAACGATGGCAAAAAATTGCCATGGAAGCCGCTAAACAATGCCAACGTACTTCAATCCCCATCATTGAACCTGTACAGAGTCTGGACAAGGCACTACAGGCGTTAAATGGACAAATACTGATAGTTCCTTGGGAAGAGGAGAAAGAAGTTGGTTTAAAAAGCCTTTTACAGCAGCTTAAGAATCAAGAGCAAAAGACTAAACAAAAGATAGCTTTTCTAATCGGCCCTGAAGGGGGTCTCGATGGAAGTGAAATAACCCTAGCCCAAAAATTTGATGCTAGGACAGTTACTTTAGGATCTAGAATTTTACGGACAGAAACAGCCGGACTGGCAGTTTTGGTAATGGCAATGTACGAAATGAATGAACTAGGAGTTGCAGGGAATGACCACTAA
- the mtaB gene encoding tRNA (N(6)-L-threonylcarbamoyladenosine(37)-C(2))-methylthiotransferase MtaB, producing the protein MTTKRVALHTLGCKVNQYEADAFLNIFLQNGYEAVDFADQADVYLIHTCTVTHLGDRKSRQLIRRAVKNNPDALIVVSGCYAQVAPEEVAKIPGVDLIVGTQDRGKILELLEEAKRKKEPINAVRDIMHTHDFEELSRQHTGKERAFLKIEEGCQQFCSYCIIPFARGPVRSREPQRTIQEVQQLVSQGYKEIVLTGIHTGAYGQDLGSPYNLNWLIIELSKTPGLKRLRLSSLDPNEFTEDFIETLAANPIICPHLHISLQSGDDDVLRRMNRRYTTTAFAKLVFKLRQKIADLALTTDIMVGFPGETAKQHENSLHFVEEMGFAALHVFKYSPRQGTKAAQFPDRISPEIKEKRSQEMLCLGEKLAVQFKQKYLGRKMEILVETKHKRLWEGHTTNYLKLKFPSDEELRGELVQVSLEQICSDYILGKLV; encoded by the coding sequence ATGACCACTAAAAGAGTTGCTCTCCATACTTTAGGCTGTAAAGTCAATCAATACGAAGCAGATGCATTTTTAAATATTTTTCTGCAAAATGGTTACGAAGCTGTAGATTTTGCTGACCAGGCTGATGTTTATCTTATACATACTTGTACAGTAACTCATTTAGGGGATCGGAAGTCCCGACAGCTAATCCGTCGGGCTGTTAAAAATAACCCAGATGCTTTGATTGTTGTTTCCGGCTGTTATGCGCAAGTTGCACCTGAAGAAGTTGCCAAAATACCTGGTGTGGATTTAATCGTAGGTACCCAGGATCGAGGAAAAATCCTGGAGCTCCTTGAGGAGGCTAAGAGGAAAAAGGAACCAATTAATGCGGTAAGGGATATTATGCATACCCATGATTTTGAAGAACTTTCACGGCAGCACACAGGCAAAGAACGTGCTTTTTTAAAGATAGAAGAAGGCTGTCAGCAATTTTGTTCATATTGTATAATTCCTTTTGCCCGGGGTCCAGTGCGCAGTCGGGAACCTCAGCGTACTATTCAGGAAGTTCAACAGCTAGTAAGTCAAGGATATAAAGAAATTGTTTTGACTGGTATTCATACTGGAGCTTACGGACAAGACTTAGGTTCCCCCTATAATTTAAACTGGTTAATTATTGAGCTAAGTAAAACACCAGGTTTAAAAAGGTTAAGGTTAAGTTCCTTAGACCCTAATGAATTTACAGAGGATTTTATTGAAACATTGGCTGCAAACCCTATTATTTGTCCTCATCTCCATATTTCTTTGCAAAGCGGTGATGATGATGTTTTGCGCCGTATGAATAGAAGATATACTACAACTGCTTTTGCCAAACTAGTGTTCAAATTGCGCCAAAAAATTGCTGATTTAGCATTAACAACAGATATTATGGTTGGTTTTCCAGGGGAAACTGCCAAACAGCATGAGAACTCTTTACATTTTGTTGAAGAGATGGGTTTCGCAGCTCTGCATGTTTTTAAATACTCTCCCCGGCAGGGTACTAAGGCAGCCCAATTTCCAGACCGGATTAGTCCGGAAATCAAAGAAAAAAGAAGCCAAGAAATGCTTTGTTTAGGTGAAAAATTAGCTGTTCAGTTTAAACAAAAATATTTAGGCAGGAAAATGGAGATTTTAGTTGAAACAAAACATAAGAGACTTTGGGAGGGGCATACCACCAATTATCTAAAATTAAAATTTCCTTCCGATGAAGAGCTGCGCGGTGAATTGGTGCAGGTTTCTTTAGAGCAAATATGTAGCGATTATATTCTTGGCAAGCTAGTTTAA
- a CDS encoding histidine triad nucleotide-binding protein — protein sequence MSDCIFCKIINKEIPGEIVYEDELVLAFRDIKPLAPIHILIIPKKHIPDLTSLESQDKELIGHIHLVAKKLARQEGIAEKGFRLVNNCKQDGGQVVYHLHFHLLGGRQLTTLG from the coding sequence ATGAGCGACTGTATTTTTTGTAAAATAATTAATAAAGAAATCCCAGGGGAAATAGTATACGAAGATGAACTTGTGTTAGCTTTTCGTGATATTAAGCCCTTGGCACCTATCCACATCTTAATAATTCCTAAGAAACATATTCCTGATTTAACTTCTTTGGAAAGCCAAGATAAAGAATTAATTGGACATATTCATTTGGTGGCTAAAAAGTTAGCCCGGCAAGAAGGCATTGCTGAAAAAGGTTTCCGCCTAGTTAATAATTGTAAACAGGATGGCGGACAGGTTGTTTATCATTTACACTTCCATTTATTAGGCGGACGTCAACTAACTACATTAGGTTAA